A genomic window from bacterium includes:
- a CDS encoding ATP-binding protein has protein sequence MPSQKVSAQLLRWSPDKELQGVFKKPEKIRPTEAIVGQKRAVEALKMGLKLYQTGFNIYVAGMAGTGRITTIRRALKQLGKSKAEIPDRCYVYNFVDPSQPVLLTFPRGKGRAFRDDVHELVRVLRAEIPKAIESSHVQRERELIIDRYQREEKKLFEDFADHLKKEGFALIQLQEGGYVAPTVFPIVGNEAVSIDYLDNLVKDGKMTAEERESKNKRYKELMSELKHVLTKARSLGKEMHLALDRLMQRSGSAVLDGLMDDLRARYSDEKVRKYLLRMKGHILKNLDVFAGKKEEEHQQGVIVLGAQRQEDHFWYYEVNLLYDQTQESGEEGEVPIVEENNPSYVNIFGATEYNVGPGNYWTTDFRYIKAGSLLRADGGYLIVNALDVLRRPLVWDQLKRVLKKMELIIQQPETYYQFAPLTIKPEPVPLSVKVIMIGPSWLYRLLYAYEEDFAKTFKVLADFDVTMPLSSDSVEKFAAVLRSVCGRGKLREFSSEGLVAMVEYGIEESGQRDRISTRFSYITDVLRESDYWAGQDGSAQIERKHVERALEAKRERHRLTEEHVQRLIEEGVILIDSKGSRIGQINALSVYQIGHVSFGKPSRVTATTAIGREGVINIEREAKMSGPTHDKGVYILTGYLRHKYSQREPLNLTASLCFEQSYGGIDGDSASSTEIYAILSSLSGIPIRQDMAVTGSVNQMGDIQPIGGVNEKIEGFYDVCKAQGLTGTQGVMIPVQNERHLMLRKDVTEAVKKGKFHIYSVSNIDEGIELLMRKPAGKMGKNAEYPSGTVHGEVMKRLREMNESVAKLMEKGMAKAIHDEEAKKPKKAQRTEVKSKVKVKTKAKVKKTARKRKR, from the coding sequence ATGCCTTCGCAAAAAGTGTCGGCGCAGTTGTTGAGATGGAGTCCTGACAAGGAACTCCAAGGGGTCTTCAAAAAGCCGGAGAAGATAAGGCCCACCGAGGCCATAGTCGGCCAGAAGAGGGCGGTCGAGGCCCTCAAGATGGGGCTCAAGCTCTACCAGACCGGTTTCAACATCTACGTCGCGGGCATGGCCGGCACGGGTCGCATCACCACGATCCGCAGGGCGCTCAAGCAGCTCGGCAAGTCGAAGGCCGAGATCCCCGACCGCTGTTACGTCTACAATTTCGTGGATCCGTCCCAGCCGGTGCTGCTCACCTTTCCCAGGGGCAAGGGCCGCGCTTTCCGGGACGACGTGCATGAGCTCGTCAGGGTGCTTCGCGCCGAGATCCCCAAGGCGATCGAGTCCTCCCACGTGCAGCGCGAGCGAGAACTCATAATCGACCGCTACCAGCGCGAGGAGAAGAAGCTCTTCGAGGATTTTGCCGACCACCTCAAGAAGGAGGGGTTCGCCCTCATCCAGCTGCAGGAGGGCGGCTACGTCGCGCCGACGGTGTTCCCGATCGTGGGCAACGAGGCGGTCTCCATCGACTACCTCGACAACCTGGTCAAAGACGGCAAGATGACCGCCGAGGAGCGCGAGAGCAAGAACAAGCGCTACAAGGAGCTGATGTCCGAGCTGAAGCACGTGCTCACCAAGGCGCGTTCGCTCGGCAAGGAGATGCACCTTGCGCTCGACCGCCTGATGCAGCGCTCAGGTTCGGCCGTGCTCGACGGCCTGATGGACGATCTAAGGGCGCGCTATTCGGACGAGAAGGTGCGCAAGTACCTCCTCAGGATGAAGGGGCACATACTCAAGAACCTCGACGTGTTCGCCGGCAAGAAGGAAGAGGAGCACCAGCAGGGGGTCATAGTCCTGGGCGCACAGCGACAGGAGGACCATTTCTGGTATTACGAGGTCAACCTGCTCTACGACCAGACGCAGGAGTCGGGCGAAGAGGGCGAGGTCCCGATCGTCGAGGAGAACAATCCCAGCTACGTCAATATCTTCGGGGCCACCGAGTACAACGTTGGCCCAGGCAACTACTGGACCACCGACTTTCGCTACATAAAGGCCGGCTCGCTGCTCCGCGCGGACGGCGGCTATCTCATCGTCAACGCGCTCGACGTGCTGCGCAGGCCGCTGGTCTGGGATCAGCTCAAGCGCGTGCTCAAGAAGATGGAGCTCATAATCCAGCAGCCGGAGACCTACTACCAGTTTGCGCCGCTCACGATCAAACCCGAGCCCGTTCCGCTCTCGGTAAAGGTCATCATGATCGGTCCATCCTGGCTCTACAGGCTCCTGTACGCGTACGAGGAGGATTTCGCGAAGACGTTCAAGGTGCTCGCGGACTTCGACGTGACCATGCCGCTCTCCTCCGACTCCGTGGAGAAGTTCGCTGCGGTCCTCAGGTCGGTCTGCGGCAGGGGAAAGCTCAGGGAGTTCAGCTCAGAGGGCCTGGTCGCCATGGTGGAGTACGGCATCGAGGAGTCCGGCCAGCGCGACCGGATATCCACCAGGTTCTCCTATATCACGGACGTGCTGCGCGAGTCGGACTACTGGGCGGGCCAGGACGGCTCCGCGCAGATCGAACGCAAGCACGTCGAGCGCGCGCTCGAGGCAAAGCGCGAGAGGCACAGGCTCACCGAGGAGCACGTGCAGCGCCTGATCGAGGAGGGAGTGATCCTCATCGACTCAAAGGGCTCGCGGATCGGGCAGATCAACGCGCTGTCGGTCTACCAGATCGGCCACGTGAGCTTCGGAAAGCCCTCCAGGGTTACGGCGACCACCGCCATAGGCAGGGAGGGTGTCATCAACATCGAGCGCGAGGCCAAGATGAGCGGGCCCACGCACGACAAGGGAGTCTACATCCTCACAGGATATCTCAGGCACAAATATTCCCAGCGCGAGCCGCTGAACCTCACGGCCTCGCTATGCTTCGAGCAGTCCTACGGCGGCATCGACGGAGACTCCGCCTCCTCCACCGAGATCTACGCCATACTCTCCTCGCTCTCTGGCATACCGATCAGGCAGGATATGGCGGTCACGGGTTCAGTCAATCAGATGGGCGACATACAGCCCATCGGCGGGGTCAACGAGAAGATCGAAGGTTTCTACGACGTGTGCAAGGCGCAGGGCCTCACGGGCACCCAGGGCGTGATGATACCCGTGCAGAACGAGAGGCACCTGATGCTGCGCAAGGACGTGACCGAGGCCGTGAAAAAGGGAAAATTCCACATCTACTCTGTCTCCAATATCGACGAGGGCATCGAGCTGCTCATGCGCAAACCGGCGGGCAAGATGGGCAAGAACGCCGAATATCCTTCGGGCACGGTGCACGGCGAGGTGATGAAGAGGCTGCGCGAGATGAACGAGTCCGTCGCCAAGCTGATGGAAAAGGGCATGGCGAAGGCGATCCACGACGAGGAAGCGAAGAAACCGAAGAAGGCCCAGAGGACTGAGGTTAAGTCGAAAGTCAAAGTCAAGACCAAGGCCAAGGTTAAGAAAACAGCGCGAAAGAGGAAGCGCTAG
- a CDS encoding RDD family protein: protein MEEKGHNPAEHARFATELRIQHEATRQLVSHDQDTPPYRVCVRRVAAFAVDCAAMAAVGLLLAESPIAQLRFLNENSWWIGIVLATLYFGVMDSATAAGASLGKRLMHIEIQRLDGEAPGFVDAVLRFAPFAVVFSMYKISALSDSQSAPILIFELVGILTALGVAIFGALHPLHKTISDLMLNTVVVKNKAMVSLPSSSHKKALIAFACLASATIAIQGARAWHMTHDEKELAKAAVVSQLKRVMPSIRHIKPASHDLMVDGKIYADVFVISAFIDKELNESIIAQQAKHIYDVLAHSGLLPKNIPMLIVRLKQGFDIGLWRSFKEKSYLFSLKDGGAEEKSSVRIKVMRPKRGKDKKK, encoded by the coding sequence ATGGAAGAGAAGGGCCATAACCCCGCCGAGCACGCGCGATTTGCGACCGAGCTGCGCATCCAGCACGAAGCCACGCGCCAGCTCGTAAGCCATGACCAGGACACGCCCCCGTACAGGGTGTGCGTTCGCAGGGTGGCCGCCTTTGCCGTCGACTGCGCGGCCATGGCCGCCGTGGGGCTCCTGCTGGCCGAATCGCCGATCGCACAGTTGAGGTTTCTTAATGAAAACAGCTGGTGGATAGGGATTGTTCTCGCCACCCTCTACTTCGGCGTGATGGACAGCGCAACGGCGGCAGGGGCGAGCCTCGGCAAGAGGCTCATGCACATAGAGATCCAGCGGCTCGACGGCGAAGCGCCGGGATTCGTAGACGCGGTCCTCAGGTTCGCGCCATTCGCGGTCGTCTTCTCAATGTACAAGATATCAGCGCTGTCGGATTCTCAGTCAGCGCCGATCCTGATCTTCGAGCTGGTGGGGATACTCACAGCGCTCGGGGTCGCGATATTCGGCGCGCTCCACCCCTTGCACAAGACGATCTCCGACCTCATGCTGAACACCGTGGTCGTCAAAAACAAGGCCATGGTGAGCCTTCCGTCATCCAGCCACAAGAAGGCCTTGATCGCGTTCGCATGCCTCGCGTCCGCGACGATCGCGATACAGGGTGCGCGGGCGTGGCACATGACGCACGACGAAAAAGAGCTCGCCAAGGCGGCCGTGGTCTCCCAGCTCAAGAGGGTCATGCCCTCCATCAGGCACATAAAACCGGCCTCGCATGACCTGATGGTCGACGGAAAGATATACGCCGACGTATTCGTGATCTCGGCCTTCATCGACAAGGAGCTGAATGAATCGATAATCGCGCAACAGGCGAAACACATCTACGACGTCCTGGCTCACAGCGGCCTTTTGCCGAAGAACATCCCAATGCTGATCGTGAGACTGAAGCAGGGCTTCGACATAGGGTTGTGGCGATCCTTCAAGGAGAAGAGCTATTTGTTTTCGCTGAAAGACGGCGGAGCGGA